The Deltaproteobacteria bacterium DNA segment CTTAAGCAACCAAACAAAAAACGGCGCACCGATCAAGGCGGTGACAACGCCGATCGGAAGCTGGGTCTGAAAATCGACCCCCGAAAAAAGGGTGCGCGACAAAAAGTCGCAGACCAGAAGAAAAAGACCCCCTCCTACAGCCGAGAGGGGAAGCAAAACCCGGTGATTGGCGCCAAAACGCATCCGGACCATATGGGGAACAACCGATCCCACAAAACCGATCAGGCCGACTGTTGCGACACTGGCCCCTACC contains these protein-coding regions:
- a CDS encoding iron chelate uptake ABC transporter family permease subunit → VGASVATVGLIGFVGSVVPHMVRMRFGANHRVLLPLSAVGGGLFLLVCDFLSRTLFSGVDFQTQLPIGVVTALIGAPFFVWLLKKSA